Proteins encoded together in one Papaver somniferum cultivar HN1 unplaced genomic scaffold, ASM357369v1 unplaced-scaffold_21, whole genome shotgun sequence window:
- the LOC113339629 gene encoding glycine-rich cell wall structural protein 1.0-like, with protein sequence MGELMEVGLRVKVKVMEVGVMEKGKVATVKVVEVMGTEEVARVMSRLHNNIDMKIDRFSGSTLQKGGGGDGDGGGVEGGLGGGDDGDGGGDKGEGGGGGDEGDGGEGEGGGGDEEGGGGEGGVTVAQQH encoded by the exons ATGGGGGAGTTGATGGAGGTGGGGCTGAGGGTGAAGGTGAAGGTGATGGAGGTGGGGGTGATGGAGAAGGGGAAGGTGGCGACGGtaaaggtggtggaggtgatggggACGGAGGAGGTGGCGAGGGTGATGTCACGGTTGCACAACAACATTGACATGAAAATCGATCG ATTTAGTGGTTCCACATTACAAAAAGGAGGAGGAGGTGATGGGGATGGAGGTGGTGTTGAAGGTGGACTTGGTGGTGGCGATGACGGTGATGGAGGTGGGGATAAGGGTGAAGGGGGTGGAGGTGGTGATGAAGGAGATGGGGGCGAGGGTgaaggtggtggaggtgatgaaGAAGGAGGAGGTGGCGAGGGTGGTGTAACGGTTGCACAACAACATTGA
- the LOC113339630 gene encoding myozenin-1-like: MLQFVIIRFSGSTLQKGGGGDGVGGGDEGVLGGDGNSDGGGGVGEGVGGDRGGVGEGEGEGEGGGGDNDGGEGEGLMVPHYKKEEEVMGIEVVTKVDLVVVVMLMKVGVKVKVVEMMEVARVVVGLHNNIDIKIDLYLLVEHHKKEEEVVEIEEVVMEDLVAVVRVKVVEVMEMEEVGTRVMVEEVTQVEVGERVKVKVEEVMEI, from the exons ATGTTGCAGTTCGTGATTATTAGGTTCAGTGGCTCCACATTACAAAAAGGAGGAGGTGGTGATGGGGTTGGAGGTGGTGATGAAGGTGTACTTGGTGGTGATGGAAAtagtgatggaggtggtggtgtgGGTGAAGGTGTTGGAGGTGATAGAGGGGGTGTGggtgaaggtgaaggtgaaggtgaaggtGGAGGAGGTGATAACGATGGAGGAGAGGGCGAGG GTTTAATGGTTCCACATTACAAAAAGGAGGAGGAGGTGATGGGAATAGAGGTGGTGACAAAGGTTgacttggtggtggtggtgatgctgaTGAAGGTGGGGGTGAAGGTGAAGGTGGTGGAGATGATGGAGGTGGCGAGGGTGGTGGTAGGGTTGCACAACAACATTGACATAAAAATCGATCTGTACCTGTTG GTTGAACATCACAaaaaggaggaggaggtggtggagaTAGAGGAGGTGGTGATGGAGGACTTGGTGGCGGTGGTGAGGGTGAAGGTGGTGGAGGTAATGGAGATGGAGGAGGTGGGGACGAGGGTGATGGTGGAGGAGGTGACACAGGTGGAGGTGGGGGAGAGGGTGAAGGTAAAGGTGGAGGAGGTGATGGAGatttag